CCAAACTCCAACAGCTTAAGGTCTAGGCCTCTGGCATCTGAGAAGATACACCCTTGCTTCTGGCATCTGAGGAGCTTCTCTGCCACTAATGGCAGTGCTGAGGCCTCCCCTCCAAGCTCTGGGGCCTCATGCCTGGGGGAACAGGTCACACCCATTATAGCCAGCTTTGTAGAGTTTGCATTTAAatctgagggggggggggttggggtgcgcctgggtggctcagttggctgagcgtcaggctctgcactgccagcgtggagtctgcttgagattctctctctctctctctctctctctctctctgcccctctcccactcgtgctgtctctgtatctctaaattaaataaataaatagaaaaacaaaataaatctggtCCAGCCACTTATTGGAGCCTCATGAGGAAGTCCAttcacatctctgagcctcagttttcttgtgagaaaaatgggaataattgtcCCTGTCTCACAGGGTCCTCATAGGGGTTAAAAACATAATGCATagaaagtgcttagcacaatgcctggcacagaataaatgCCCAGAAATGCAGGCTGTTATTACTAGTAAGATCAGCTTGCATCATGTTCTCCTAAATTCAACCTCCTTTTGAGTATTTCAGTGTCCTTTCGAGTGTCCTAAGAGtgtttatatttcaatataaaaatctGAATTAAGTGAAATTCAATTAATTCGGAGACTCTTTAGACAAATGGGCTACAAATTCCTTATAATGTTCAAAAGTGGATATGCTGGAAAAGGAAGCCCACAGGGTAAAAAACAAGCTCATTCTTTGTGAAATGCTACAAATTTGACCCTTCCTTAGTAGATGTGTAAGAGCAGATTAGGGGACAAAAGAATGGTATACTTGGATGGATACAAAAGTTCTCAAAAGGAGCTTGCATTTTAGGTACACTGGTtatgaaacaaatggaaagctgTTTGCCTCCTGCCTACTGTCCGCCATCTCCTGACTAGGTGCTTCTATACGAGCCTAGAAGCACCAAGCCCTGGTGGAGAGACAGCTGAGGCCCACAGGGGGCTCAGCTTCCACAGAGGGTGAGACGAAAGCCAGGCTTTTTGACCCCTAGCCAGCCCCCCTTGACATTGCCCTGTGCCCAGTCTTGGAATGCCATCTTTTTTCCAAATTGTTCCCCTTTCCCCAGGCCTCTCTCCACATGGGCCACCGTCACTGTGTCCAGCACTCTGTGACCCACCTTCCCACGCCCCACCAGCCCAGTTACAAATGGTGGTTTTCTGTTTAttgctcaaaaacaaaaatccataaGCAAAGGCGGGGAGATGGTGGGCTGGGAGACGGCATGAAGTGGGTAGGGGCCTTGTCCCTGTTTTCCTCCTACATCTCTCTTCCTGTGACTCTCCAGAGCCCAGGGGTTAGGCCTGGGGCCAGAGCGTCTGGGAAGAGGCTTCATGGCCAAGGGAATGCAGAGCTCTCAGGCAGTCCTTTGGCagggggcggtggcggggggggggggggggggggttgccctGGGCTGGAGGGGTCCCAGGAGTTGCGGGGGGGCCGAGTTCCCCTCCCAGGGTCCAAAAGCCAGTagggccagaggggaggggcaggcccctTGTTTGGCAACTGAGAAGAGGAGGCTTGGGCGGCAGGATGCTGGTTTATTTACGGTAGGGTCCCCAAGGGCCATCAAAGCCCCCTCGTGGGACCAGGAGACTATTTACACATcagggagaaagggagccagAGGCAAGGTCCTGTACTCCTCCCTgcccaggagggagaggggaagggcgTCCTGGGTCCTGCGGCCTTCGTCTTGGGGTTCAGATGGAAACTTCATACTCCCGTGTATCCTGGAGACAGAGAGGTGGGATCAGTTGCTGGAgtgggagggggatggaggagggaacAAAGTGAGAGGAGGCACCCACAAGGAAGGGGAGAGACcgtgggctttttaaaaataacatcaatcGCGAGGTTTGGGAGCCAGGGGGTGGGAACAGCCAGGGGATGTTCGGTTTATCTTATCTTAAAATCACATACAAAATCAGAGTTTCTGGATTGTCTCGAACAACTGGAAGATCTGGCAACTGCGCCCGAGTCTCCACTACGGACCCGATGGGGTGCAAGGTCTCCATTTAGCCACAGTCCTCACCACCCTCTATTGTTCACACCTGACTTGCTTTGTTCATTGGCGTGGCCTTGGTAGGCAGATGAGGTTGAAATTCCCCAGACAGGTATTACAGAGACTTTGAGAGAAGGTTATGGAGTCCTGGGGGAGCAGAGAGGTGTGGCGCTccggggggcaggggaagggctcACCCCAGCTTCGTACAGTGGATTGCTGAAGTCTGACTCCACAGTGATGGGGCTGTAGGAATGGGAGCCCGAGAAGCCGAAGAGGGATTTTCCCTGTAGCCTGGGAAAGGGAGGAGATAGAGGGGCTTATCGAGAGGTGAGCCCCCAACCCCCCCTCACCCAGGCGTCTGTGCCAGGCAGGCAGGACGTCTGCCCTGGCTCGAAGCTTCCCGAGTAGGGTACTTACTTGGTGTAGTATATGTAGACGCCGCTGCCGAGGACAATGACCAAACCTAGGGGCAGCAGGATAGCCAAAGCCAGGTTCCCGCCCTCCAGCTGACGCGACGGATCTGTGGTCTGGGtcactggggagaggagaggccagtgagctggggctgggcccagccctgggctctcccagcctcctgccctgggcctcGAACCCTGGGCCTCACCCCTCCGGGGCCTGGCCTCCTGCCCCCGGCCTCTGCCTTGCCCCCCCGACTCGGCCAGGCCTGGTTCTCCACCTGTGCCCTCACTGACCTTCCAGTTTTCGGTTGTCCAGGAGCTCCTCATAGGCCactgcagggagaggagggggaggggacggggtctgagccagggaggggaggaggctgggtaGAGGCCGGGAGCCCAGGGGGGCTGGGCTGGACAGCCTgggtctctctgccctctgctcacCCTAAACTTTATCCTTCCCTTGGCGGGGGCGTGGCAGGAGTAGTCAGGGCAGgaccttcttcctccttctccagacCCCTAAAAGTTCAGCCTTCTTGGGCAGTCTAAATGAATCAGGTCTGTGGAATTTGTCAAAAGTAGGGAAGTGGAGACTGCTCCAGAGGGCATGGGACTTCCAAGCCAAAGCCCCCTCTGCTCCATCATCCTTCAGGACAATTCTGTAATACCCGTGAGGATCAGAGCCCTCCGTAGGTGAAGGGGGAGCTCGGCAGGGTTAACCGCTGGTCTCAAATTCGCTTCCTGACTTTCCCAGCCCTGTCACTCCCCAGACACTGCTGCACCCCCTCCGGCCCTGTCTGCCCAGGCACCTTTGCAGAGTGGGGGCTGGCTGGTCCACTGGGAGGGGTGGCCGGGCACACAGGTGATGGTGACCTCGCCGATGAGCTCAAAGCCCTCATAGCAGAAGAAGCGCAGAGACTCGCCCGCCTGGTAGTGATGTTTATACAACGTCTGATAGCCATTCTCTGGCACCCCTGGGTTCAGGCACGGCTCATACTTCACTGCAGGGCACATGTCAGTCACAGGCCAGCTCGCTGCTGAGCaggccacccagccacccagccacccttccCAGGGTGTCCCCAGACTCACAGGCACACTTGGGGACCCGGTCGCTCCACTTGGGTGTGCCTGTGTCCCGGCTGTAGCAGGTGAGTACGGCCGCCCCCTCCAGGCTGTACCCGGGCAGACAGCGGTACTGGACGTGGGAGCCAACAGGGAAGCCAGCGTCCGAGGTGGTACGGTGCCCATTGGTGATCTCACCAGGGTCGGCACAAGTCATGACTGTTGGCAGGAGGGCAAGGTCAGGGGGAACTCAGCCCTTAAAGGATCTCCCAGAAAGCTTAGGGCTGAGCCGTGGGCCGTCTTCCCTCTAGGcaagcccccctctccccctatTTCCTCTGAATGAAGAGATCAGAAGTTGGAAAACCCTAAACCCCCATGCATTTTAGGTTTCAGGCTTCTTCCAGAAAAGAGTGGTGGAGGCAACCCAGGCCCTCACCCTAGGGTGAAATTTGAAATATGGTGGCCCCTGTACCAGAGCAGACCAGCTACATCCCAGCACTGCCAGCCCTGCATGGTGGATCTTGGGCGGTACAGCAGCTGctctctttaattttatttttgagagagagagggagagagagagacaggggggcagggaaaggggggagagagggggagcatgagccggggaggagtaggcagagagagagatgaacagagggtccaaagcaggctctgtgctgacagcagagaccccagtgtggggctcgaactcacaaactgtgagatcatggcctgagccaaagtcggatgcttaaccgactgagcgacccaggtggcCCAGTAGCTGTCCTCTTTAGAGCCCTCCTGCTCAGCTCATCACTGTCCTTCCCAGCCCCTTGTGTGCTCCTACAGCCCGCCCTGCAGGTGCTTACTTACTTGCAAGAAGTAACAATCATAGCCATTTCTTGTACTTAGACCTGCACAAGGCACCCTGTTAAATGTTTTACATCTACGGTATCCTACACCCTGATGGTCCCGAAAGGCCAACGTGTCTCCTAGGGCTCAAGGCGGTCAAATAACTGGTCCATGGCCACTCAGCCAGGTCACAGCCCCATAACACTGGGCTGAGATTCGGAGACTTGAGTCTCAGCTCAGCTTCAGGCTCAATGTGCTGCCAGGCCCTTGGCCAGGCCCTATCCCCTGTCCCCTATCCCCTCTGGGTCCTGCCTCCgtcccttcctgtctctgtccctgtcctgtcctgtctGGGTTTCAGACTGGACATCCTGTGAATCCTTCCAGAGATGGGGAGCTGCGTCCTCCAGAACGTTTTCCTTGTGCGCAGCCCAAATCTGCCTTCCTGAGCTTAACCTCATCGGGCCCACCATTGCCCCCAAGGACCAGGTAGAAGACCTCCCATCCCATGTCCTCGTGGCCGGCTTCCccaaatttgaagaaaatgacaGCAACCACCCCTTTCTGCTATTCTAAGAGATAAACACTCCCAGCTCCTttcaatgtcacctcctctgagaaatCTCCTGTCCCATCCCTGGAACAACgacccccccttcccttcccttcttcatATTTATAGCAGCTACTACTTACTGCTGCTGACACGCGCGCTGTGTGAACTTGATTTGCTCTTCACAGCCCCTTTTCCTATCTCACCGATGAGGCAgccaaggctcagagatgttaagcaCTTTGCCCCAAATCATCCCGCAGTTACCACTGTGCAATATTCTGAGTTGTTTAAGCGTCTGTCCCCCTTCTGGACTGTGAGCTCCGCCAGGGTCGGGAGGGACCCCAGACCCTCTGCATAACCCTAACCCCGCATGGGGCTTCAAAGACTGCATTGAAATAAACCGAATTCTCTGACCAGCCTCGGCCCTAGTACAGTGACTCCCTGTAAGGTCAAAGGTTAGGGACTGAGAGACTGGAGCAGGGTCTAGAACGAAAAGAGGAAAAGAGCGAGCGGGAGCTGAGAGCTGACCCGGAAGGCCGGGAGGGGTGGAACTCGGCCTCAGCAGAGGCGGGGCCAGTAGGCTGTGGGGCGGGGCCGCGAAAAGGTGAAGCTGGACCCAGGGCACGCGGGGTCAGAGCCCAGAACAGTGCACTTGAGGGATGCCGCCCGGAGATGAGAGTGGGTCCAGAGGGGACAGTTTTGGGACACCGAGGATCGGAGGAATGGACCCCAAAGGGAAAGGGGGACGGGGCCTGAGCAAGATCTGGGCAGAACCCAGAACGAAGGGATGAAACGTGGCCGGGATAGGGGCGGGGACACAAAGGGACCGAAGCGGGACGCAGAGGGGTCTGGCGGCGCCCAAGCTGAGCCGCGAAACCCAgatggggaggggcggggctatGAGAGATGTGGGCGGGGCCCGAGCTCACTCTTTTGGCAGGCGGGCGGCGCTGCGCTCCAGGACAGGTCCCACTGGCAGGTGAGAATGTCGGAGCCGAGGAGCTCGTAGCCAGGCTCGCACTGGTAAGTAAGCACGGTGCCCCGGATCAGGTCCCCGTGGGAGGCCGTCCTCCAGCCCCACTCCGGGGGTGGCAGCTCGGGGCACGTGTCGTTCCTCGGGACCTCtgcaggggaaagacagagagttTGGATGCTACCCTGCGAATGACTCGGGGAGCCCTTCCAGCCTCGGGGACCTCGCGCTCCTCCCGCGATCTCTGGCCTACCGGAACCCTGCCCATTTCAGGACCTTAGACCTCGGTACCTTTGAAGTGCAACACGAAACCCTGCCCCAGGCCCGGGTTTGGGGGCCCTGGCGGTGCCTGGAACTGCAGCGTGAGGTCGGGCCCAGAGGAGAGGAGGCGGCGGCGCGGTTGGGGTCCCCGCAGCTGGGCCAGGACTCGGGCGCTGGGACCGTCCCCGTCGAACAGTGTCAGCATGTCCCCTTCGCGCACATTCAGGCTGCGGGGAGTGGGACCAGATAAGGGGGCTGGGTTATGATCGGCCCCTCCTATCCGGTTCTGCCCAATCCCTAACTCAGTTCATTAGTAACCCTACCTACTCTCCAGCCCTGCCCACATTCTTCCATCCAAGGCCCGGCCCCGCCTTTTGACCAATTTTGGGCTTCTCTGTGCTAACCACTCCAGGTTCCACCTGTTCTGGGGCTCTTCCCAGTTCCTGCTTCCCCATTCCCAGTCCAACTCCTTGCGACCTCGCACTCATTGGTCCCTCTTCCATCACGCGGTGAGCCACAGTCTCGCACAAGCCCCGCCCTGACCAATCACAGGCCATGTTCATTTACCACCAGCCCAACTCCAGGCCCCACCTGAGTATCTGCAGGCCCGCTTCTGGTTCGTCACGTGACCACCTCACACCAAATCAGCTCACTGGATtctccccacacccacacccaccttgGGTGCTGGTGGTGATACAACAGCTTGGGCCTGGGCCCCTGGAAGTTATTCCAGGGGCGGCCTCAGAAACAGCCAAAGAGTGGGAGACTCCAGGCCAGAGCCCCCTGTTCACTatacctctccccccccccccccccccccccccccccccgccgcagaaGACTGCATTAGCCCATTTCCTTGTCCAAAATCGCCTGGCTAATAATTTGTACCTAGGTCTACCCGACAACGCACTCCCCCATCCTGAACCCTTAGTTGCCTCTTTCATTAGGTCGTATATTCACCAAATCTCGTGTAGACGTGCAAGCCGGCCAGGCTCAGAATGCAGGCTAGGCTTTTGTCATACCACACTTCACCGACCCACGCCCGCCGCACCCCTGCAGCACCCAAACGTACATCTCCACTTGGAGCAAGATGCGCTTCTCCTCTTGGACATGTAGGCCCCACACGCAGTCCTGGCCGGGGCTATAGCTCTGGGGCCAGTCAGGAGAGAGGACCACACCAGCTGCCTCTGACAGCTCCCCTCCACACATGGCTAgggtggaaggggggggggtggggtcagaTTCAGAACCCAGGTGGGAGGGCGGTCTCCAGTTCACCACAGACCTCACCTCTCCCAACTGCATGCACTAGACCACCTCACAGGTTTCCTGTTATCTATTAAGACACCTGTTTCTCGATGTACCCAGTCCTGTTGTACCCAATCCCCAGCCCTGCTCTCAATTAGCCCTGCCCATGCTCCAGCCTATgcattacccccccccccccccgccaacccatAACTTAGTTCTATTTCTAGCTCTTCAAGACATTTGGGTTGTGACCCCTAAGTTTTGTAACAAACCCACCAGTTATTTAGTTAAGAAAACTATTTCTGAAAGGGACagggatttgcccaaggcctAGGTTTATTAGGTTTGGAGAGGCAAGTCTCCTCCCTGAATGGCCTTCCTAAGATTCCCAGCCCGGGGGGAGTCTGTAGACTGAAGGACCTCCTGGCGATGTCGAGGGCTCACCCTTGCAGGCTGGCTCTGTGTCGTTCCAGTGGGGCTCTGTGGGATCCACACATTCGATGGCATTGGGGGGGCCCGGGGGCTCTAGGGCATATCCTGGGAGGCACGAGAAGGTGGCCAGTGCCCCTGGGCGGTACTCAGGGTCCGTGGTGGTGACATTGCCATGTGCCAGGAAGGGGGCAAAACAGCGATCTTCTTCAAAGGCTAGAGAGGAGTCAGTCACAGAAATTAAGCATTAAGATAGGTCTCAGGGGTCTCAGACTGGGGGGACTTAGGCTGAATTCAAGTGTCGTTTGGCCATTCCGTGGTCTGTTTACAATGGAATGCTTAGGGCTTAACTTTCACTCTCCAGACTCCTCCAAACCCTAACACTTCTCATTTACACATTTCTGTTACCTTCCTGGCCTCTGGAGGAAAACTGCTAGGCTAGTCAAATCCCAgctcccattctacagatgaggaaactgaggtccaaggACAAAAAGTCACTTGCCCAGTGTCATACACTAAGGCAGTGGCAGAATCAGGTCTCAGACTCACATGGCTTGATTCCCAGCTAGAGACACTTGGTTTTAGAAactgcagaggagggagaggaaagggtgCCTTTGGAGAACTGGCTCATGTAAGTGTgttctcccctcaaaaataacaGATCCTGATTACCCCTGATCATCCATGCTGTGGCTAGAATCCAAAAGTGCAGTGAATGCAGAAGCTACTCAATTTTGATTTTGGACTAAgtcagcaaaaataaacatttggagaGCATTTTAGTTTTGGCCCACGTGATCATATCTTAGCTGCAAAACTATACGTGAAGAGGAATCTGAAGCTCATGGAACAGCAATGACCCACAACTAGGGAGGCAGGCCTTAAACCTGGAActcttttcacattttcaaagacaaaatgcaaattattttttagatcCACTGTTGTAGTTTACTGTTATTTAACCCAGTGAGGTTAAGTGTCATGTCCAAATCCTATGCACCCATCAGGGCCCAGTGCCAATTCCATTTCTCCCTTGATTCATACCAGAGACCAGCCCCTCCCATCTCTgagcatttcattttctttatctctctcctgCTACTGTTTGCACAAATCCTCTGCTCCAGTCACACTGAAATTTCCTGTTTCCCAAACATACCAGGCCTTTCTATGATTCTTTACTATTGCTCACACTGTTCCTTTCACCTGAGATGCTCATCCCTAAtctccctcttttatttatttatttttttaagtttatttattttgagagagaatgagtgggggagaggcagagtaagggagagagagaatcccaagcaggttccacactgtcagcacagaaccccactcaatgctccaactcacaaaccatgagatcatgaccagagtggaaaccaagtcagacccttaaccgactgagccacctaggtgcccctaatctcccacttttaaaattctctctatcCCAGAGCCTGGCCAGTAGGTAGAGTATGAGACTCTCAAAATTCTCTCTATCCTGTAAAGGTGTTCAAACACCTCTTCTCCCATGGTCGGCTGACTTCCTTGTTTCTACCTGTCCAGCATCCGGTCCCCCTTCTTCTGTTTACAGCActccttttttcattttgggaTACATGCCTCCCCGGTCAATGAGGTCCGGTTGGGGCCAACTCTGGATGGTTATGTGATGTGGATCTGCCAATCCTAACACCACTTGACCCTAGCTTTAATGAGGCTCGGGTGTAGGCACATGACCTAAGCCAGGGAAATGAGAGCCCTTCTTGGCATTTCTGCTAAGAAAGTGCtatactttctctttctggttgACTTACTAAGTTGGTGGTTTATCAGTCAGGACTGCTAGGTCCACCACATATGAGAGCCTGACAATGAAGCCAACGCAGAGCAAAGAACTGAGAGATTAAGGTAATTTGACTCTTGGCTGTGTATCTAGAGCCAGCCATATAtgaaacttaaagagaaaaagcCACTTCAGGAATTAGAAGGGGTCCATCAGAGGGGATTTTTAGAGTTTTGGGGTGGGAAAGCAAGTTAGGTTCCAGGGATCCAAACACAGAGATGAATAGGGACAGTGTTTGTGCTTGTGACTGTACCTGGCCATCAGGAAGAGGGGAGAGTGCAGGAGTTGGGGCCCCGAGAGGAGGGCGGTTACCTTCAAATCGGAGGCTTAGCAGCAGGGGATTGGCAGGTGTCTCTGAGAGCAGCTCCACATACAGGGACTGGGCATCACTGATGAGACCCCGCTCTGGGACATCATCCATGTCTGAGTCATAGATGACTGGGGAGAGGGGACTGCCCCCTGAGCGCACCATTAGCCTGAGATGGACAAAAGGGTCGTCAGGAGCTCAGTTTCCCCTCAGAAGCTGCCCCACCTCTTGCCAGGCTCTCCTCACTCATTTTCAAGCTATTGTTTTCAAAGGTCGACTACATGCCAAGTATTCTAAGCCTTTACAcattttgtctcatttaattttcacaagagCCCTTGAGTGGGTACTCTTTATTACTCCTTACTTTagagatgaggacacagaggccCAGAAAGAGTAAATAACctgcccaacatcacacagcaaCTCGTGGCCGAGCTGCGATAGCAGTTAGATAGAGGGGGTACCAATGATGATGAGGATGCCAAGAACATTTACAGTGCTCTCTGTGGGCCAGGCACCCTTCTAAGTATTTCATGTGTCTTAACATGTATCCTCGCAGAAACCTTCAAAAGGAGGTCCTATTATTGCCACTCTACAggagaggaaaccgaggcacagagaagttcagTGATTCATCTAAATTGACACAGCTATACTGCCTAAGAAGGGGAAGGACCAATCTGTATTTGACACAAATTTTAACTGGGATCCACCCCAGACCTGTCTGACCACCCCCTGCAGCCTCCCTGTTTCCCAGAGGTGGGGACCTCTGACTCAAGGCGCAGATCCTCACCGGTCATTGTCCTCATCCAGTGAGACCCTCTCGAAGTGCAGGTGAAGCCGGCGTCCCTCAGCTGCTTCAATGACCCAACGGCAGGTGAGGTTGGGCCCTGCCGCTCCCCCAGGCTCAGGGGACACGATGCGGCCCAGTGTAGCATTGTGGATGGTACCACCACAGGatgctgttggggggggggggatatgttAAGGTGACTTGTCCTCCTGTCTTCAGAGCTGTTACATCCACACCTTTGGTTGGGACCTGGCCTCAGGGTGCCCTACAGGCTCACGGCAGAGGACAGGACATTTCCAGGCCACCACTCAGGTAGGGAACCAGCCCTAAAATAGGAAACCCCAGAATGGACACCTCCTAGGATGGAAATCCTGCTAATATGAACACTCTCCAGATGTGGATACCCTGGCATCTGGAGTTATGGGGGAGCCCCCAAATTGAAGCCCTCAAATGGAAAATCTTCCAGACGGGATCACCAGGATGAAGACTCCCCAGGATAGAGACCCTCTAGATATGGACCTCAAGAATGGTTTCCTTGAGGATGAGGAGTCCCTAAAAGAAGAGGCAGCCAGAATGGTGACTCCCCAAATGGAAAGCCTCTAGGCAGGACATCCCCAGATAGAGACCCCCAAGAATGGAGATTCTCAGGGGATAGGGACATTCAGTGTAAGGCGCTCCAGATGGAGACACCAGGATAGGGACTCTTCTAGGCAGAAACCACTTCAAGATGGATGTTCCCCAAAGATGGAGATGCCCAAGATAGTACCCTCCCAATGGGGCTCCCAGGACAGGCCCCACCTAGCATGCAGGAGACTCACCCATACAGCTGGGGGGTTCACCACTCCAGGCTGGCCGGGTGCCATTGAGGCAGATAAGGGTCTCCTCCCCCTGCAGCTGGTAGCCCGAATCACAGTGGAAGGTGGCAGTACCCCCAGGGTGCAGGTCTGTCACGCTCACATCCCCATGGGTCGGCCGGGGAGGGAAGCCACAGCTCAGGAGATAGGCTGGATAAGGCAGAGCAGGGAGAAGGACTCTTTTCTCCAGGCCACTCTCACCAGTCACCCAGcacttccttccccctttccacaTCCCCCTGGAGGCACAGGCTGGCTCCTTACTGGAGTTTTCACATGGCTACTTGGTCTAATGAAGAGATAACTTCAATATCTCTTATCTCCCCTAATCTTTGTAATCTACCCACTTTggcttccattttacagatgaagtatCAGAGATTCAAAGACATTCTGACTGTGGTACATATTtggtgtgtgacctcaggcaaatcaGTTGACCGCTCTGAACCCATCCAGCTCTAATAATA
This window of the Neofelis nebulosa isolate mNeoNeb1 chromosome 18, mNeoNeb1.pri, whole genome shotgun sequence genome carries:
- the SEZ6L2 gene encoding seizure 6-like protein 2 isoform X1 — encoded protein: MGTPRVQHPPPPQLLFLILLSCPWIQGLPLKEEEVLPEPGSEAPTVASEALAELLHGALLRRGPEMGYLPGSDPDPTLATPPAGQTLAAPSLPRATEPGTGPLTTAVTSKGGRGAGPTAPELLTPPPGTTAPPLPGPASPGPPLGPEGGEEETTTTIITTTTVTTTVTSPVLCNNNISEGEGHVESPDLGSAASRTLGLLDCTYSIHVYPGYGIEIQVQTLNLSREEELLVLAGGGSPGLAPRLLANSSMLGEGQVLRSPTNRLLLHFQSPRVPRGGGFRIHYQAYLLSCGFPPRPTHGDVSVTDLHPGGTATFHCDSGYQLQGEETLICLNGTRPAWSGEPPSCMASCGGTIHNATLGRIVSPEPGGAAGPNLTCRWVIEAAEGRRLHLHFERVSLDEDNDRLMVRSGGSPLSPVIYDSDMDDVPERGLISDAQSLYVELLSETPANPLLLSLRFEAFEEDRCFAPFLAHGNVTTTDPEYRPGALATFSCLPGYALEPPGPPNAIECVDPTEPHWNDTEPACKAMCGGELSEAAGVVLSPDWPQSYSPGQDCVWGLHVQEEKRILLQVEILNVREGDMLTLFDGDGPSARVLAQLRGPQPRRRLLSSGPDLTLQFQAPPGPPNPGLGQGFVLHFKEVPRNDTCPELPPPEWGWRTASHGDLIRGTVLTYQCEPGYELLGSDILTCQWDLSWSAAPPACQKIMTCADPGEITNGHRTTSDAGFPVGSHVQYRCLPGYSLEGAAVLTCYSRDTGTPKWSDRVPKCALKYEPCLNPGVPENGYQTLYKHHYQAGESLRFFCYEGFELIGEVTITCVPGHPSQWTSQPPLCKVAYEELLDNRKLEVTQTTDPSRQLEGGNLALAILLPLGLVIVLGSGVYIYYTNPSISSLSQATGKIPLRLLGLPFLQPHHCGVRLQQSTVRSWGYTGV